Proteins encoded by one window of Sphaerodactylus townsendi isolate TG3544 linkage group LG04, MPM_Stown_v2.3, whole genome shotgun sequence:
- the PTX4 gene encoding LOW QUALITY PROTEIN: pentraxin-4 (The sequence of the model RefSeq protein was modified relative to this genomic sequence to represent the inferred CDS: deleted 1 base in 1 codon), producing MVLGAPQRLLLTVLILVGVCLQGIQLQQAGPGEQRKPFFERFRRLEEQFRRFQRVTCRLRDCVQRCQHSYHLHWLSFGHLRDKHDALESAANATHAALQEELQHLKRLAKKLQKRAKQADLRVLALEESLKERERQDTTEREQQGALLSNLTQEAAKRQEDTQAGQGTLRRALESLQDALKNQGAKLAELEQLLKSPPGHNEVLLPSPLAAAPLLNQNPPEKEPEEAGGQSPTLKKLRAKHRQKKKLQQENHRLVAQAQNGSLPGRKLPLQEKDLESPAGPRPQALRQERPIMDKAPEEREVPQAPRPPGTICNVGAMLVFPNASTENFATFGPSFHSGLLELSLCSWVRTHARYLGTILSYATEDNDNKLVLHGRDAAPRNAIHFVIGDPAFRELPVGRLLDGRWHHLCVVWSSIQGRYWFYVDRRLASMGSNFQKGYEIPGRGSLILGQEQDTVGGGFEPSEAFVGALAGLAMWDRALSPGEVSSIAVGNGLPRSPVLSLANVTKLSGEVRKVSCPCLEHCL from the exons ttcCGCCGGTTTCAAAGAGTCACTTGTCGCCTCCGAGATTGCGTCCAAAGATGTCAGCATTCCTACCACCTCCAC TGGCTCAGCTTTGGGCACCTGCGGGACAAACACGACGCCCTGGAGTCTGCTGCGAATGCGACCCACGCGGCCCTGCAGGAGGAGCTCCAGCACTTGAAAAGGTTGGCCAAGAAGCTGCAGAAGAGAGCCAAGCAGGCCGACCTGAGGGTGCTGGCCCTGGAGGAATCCTTGAAGGAGAGAGAGCGGCAGGACACCACCGAGAGGGAACAGCAAGGAGCCCTCCTGTCCAACCTGACTCAAGAAGCCGCCAAGCGCCAGGAGGACACCCAAGCAGGGCAGGGCACCCTGCGGAGGGCGCTGGAGAGCCTGCAGGATGCCCTGAAGAACCAGGGGGCCAAGCTGGCCGAACTGGAGCAGCTGCTGAAGAGCCCTCCTGGGCACAACGAAGTCCTCTTGCCCAGCCCGCTAGCCGCAGCTCCTCTGCTGAACCAGAACCCCCCCGAGAAGGAGCCAGAGGAGGCCGGTGGGCAGAGCCCCACCTTGAAGAAGCTGCGAGCCAAACACCGGCAAAAGAAAAAACTCCAGCAGGAGAACCATCGCCTGGTGGCCCAGGCGCAGAATGGGTCCCTTCCAGGCCGGAAACTGCCCCTGCAGGAGAAGGACCTGGAGTCGCCCGCGGGGCCGCGGCCTCAAGCCCTTAGGCAGGAGCGCCCCATCATGGACAAGGCCCCCGAAGAGCGGGAAGTGCCCCAAGCGCCTCGTCCCCCAGGAACAA TCTGTAACGTGGGTGCCATGCTGGTGTTCCCCAATGCTTCCACGGAGAACTTTGCCACCTTTGGCCCGAGCTTCCACAGCGGCCTGCTGGAGCTCAGCCTCTGCAGCTGGGTGAGGACCCACGCCCGCTACCTGGGCACCATCTTGTCCTACGCCACCGAGGACAACGACAACAAGCTGGTGTTGCACGGCCGAGACGCAGCGCCCCGGAATGCCATCCATTTTGTCATCGGAGACCCGGCCTTTCGGGAGCTGCCAGTGGGGCGGCTCCTAGACGGCCGGTGGCACCACCTGTGCGTCGTCTGGTCCTCCATCCAGGGCCGGTATTGGTTCTACGTCGACCGGAGGCtggcttccatgggctccaactTCCAAAAGGGCTACGAGATCCCCGGCAGAGGATCTCTCATCCTGGGCCAGGAGCAGGACACTGTCGGCGGTGGGTTCGAACCCTCAGAGGCTTTTGTGGGGGCTCTGGCTGGTTTGGCCATGTGGGACCGGGCGCTGTCACCAGGAGAGGTCTCCAGCATCGCCGTCGGGAATGGCCTCCCTCGGAGCCCGGTCCTCTCTCTGGCAAACGTCACAAAGCTCAGCGGGGAAGTGCGGAAGGTCAGCTGCCCTTGCCTCGAACATTGCCTGTGA